Proteins encoded in a region of the Leopardus geoffroyi isolate Oge1 chromosome E2, O.geoffroyi_Oge1_pat1.0, whole genome shotgun sequence genome:
- the MED25 gene encoding mediator of RNA polymerase II transcription subunit 25 isoform X1, protein MVPGSEGPARAGGLVADVVFVIEGTANLGPYFEGLRKHYLLPAIEYFNGGPPAETDFGGDYGGTQYSLVVFNTVDCAPESYVQCHAPTSSAYEFVTWLDGIKFMGGGGETCSLIAEGLSTALQLFDDFKKMREQMAPVLPGSTSFLIPGSGQTHRVCLLICNSPPYLLPAVESTTYSGYTTESLVQKIGEQGIHFSIVSPRKLPALRLLFEKAAPPAMLEPLQPPTDVSQDPRHMVLVRGLVLPVGGGSAPGPLQPKQPVPLPPAPPSGASLSAAPQQPLPPVPQQYQVPGNLSAAQVAAQNAVEAAKNQKAGLGPRFSPINPLQQAASGVGPPFSQAPAPPLPPGPPGAPKPPPASQASLVSTVAPSPGLAPPAQPGAPSMAGTVAPGGVSGPSPAQLGAPALGGQQSVSNKLLAWSGVLEWQEKPKPASVDANTKLTRSLPCQVYVNHGENLKTEQWPQKLIMQLIPQQLLTTLGPLFRNSRMVQFHFTNKDLESLKGLYRIMGNGFAGCVHFPHTAPCEVRVLMLLYSSKKKIFMGLIPYDQSGFVNGIRQVITNHKQVQQQKLEQQRGMGAQQAPPGLGPILEDQARPSQNLLQLRPPQPQPQGTVGASAASGQPQPQGAAQAPPGAPQGPPGAAPGPPPPGPILRPQNPGANPQLRSLLLNPPPPQTGVPPPQASLHHLQPPGAPALLPPPHQGLGQPQLGPPLLHPPPAQSWPAQLPPRAPLPVAKRKRDREGHVFREKWERAYFFVEVKSMPMCLICKKIVSVLKEYNLRRHYESKHSKSFDQYTEQTRDAILNELKKGLKRQ, encoded by the exons ATGGTCCCCGGGTCGGAGGGCCCGGCCCGCGCCGGGGGCCTCGTGGCTGACGTGGTGTTTGTGATCGAGGGCACTGCCAACCTGGGGCCTTACTTCGAAGGGCTGCGCAAGCACTACCTGCTTCCGGCCATCGA GTACTTTAATGGTGGTCCTCCTGCTGAGACGGACTTCGGGGGAGAC TATGGGGGGACCCAGTACAGCCTCGTGGTGTTCAACACGGTGGACTGCGCTCCTGAGTCCTACGTACAGTGTCACGCTCCCACCAGCAGCGCCTATGAGTTTGTCACCTGGCTCGATGGCATTAA GTTCATGGGTGGGGGAGGCGAGACCTGCAGCCTCATCGCCGAAGGCCTCAGCACTGCCCTGCAGCTATTTGATGACTTCAAGAAGATGCGGGAGCAGAT GGCCCCCGTTCTTCCCGGCTCCACATCTTTCCTTATCCCTGGCAGTGGCCAGACACACCGCGTCTGCCTCCTCATCTGTAACTCGCCCCCTTACCTGCTGCCTGCTGTCGAGAGCACCACGTACTCTGGGTACACGACGGAGAGTCTCGTGCAGAAGATCGGGGAG CAAGGGATCCACTTCTCCATCGTGTCTCCCCGGAAGCTCCCTGCCCTGAGGCTTCTGTTCGAAAAGGCGGCTCCCCCGGCCATGCTGGAGCCGCTGCAGCCACCGACAGATGTGAGCCAGGACCCCCGGCACATGGTGCTGGTGCGGGGGCTGGTGCTGCCGG TTGGGGGTGGCTCAGCCCCAGGCCCCCTCCAGCCAAAGCAGCCTGTGCCCCTGCCTCCAGCTCCACCCTCAGGCGCCTCGCTCTCAGCAGCCCCCCAGCAGCCTCTGCCCCCGGTCCCCCAGCAGTACCAG GTCCCTGGGAACCTGAGCGCAGCTCAGGTGGCTGCCCAGAATGCGGTGGAAGCCGCCAAGAACCAGAAGGCTGGGCTGGGCCCACGCT TCTCACCCATTAACCCTCTCCAGCAAGCTGCTTCAGGAGTGGGTCCCCCCTTCAGCCAGGCACCGGCCCCACCACTACCCCCGGGGCCCCCTGGCGCCCCCAAGCCACCCCCTGCTTCCCAGGCCAGCCTGGTCTCCACCGTGGCTCCCAGCCCGGGCCTGGCCCCACCCGCACAACCTGGGGCACCGTCCATG GCGGGCACAGTGGCCCCAGGCGGGGTGAGCGGCCCTTCCCCAGCCCAGCTGGGGGCCCCGGCCCTCGGTGGGCAGCAGTCAGTCTCCAACAAACTCCTGGCCTGGAGCGGGGTCCTTGAGTGGCAGGAG AAGCCCAAACCCGCCTCGGTAGATGCCAACACCAAGCTGACGCGGTCGCTGCCGTGCCAGGTCTACGTGAATCACGGCGAGAACTT GAAGACCGAGCAGTGGCCCCAGAAGCTCATCATGCAGCTCATCCCGCAGCAGCTGCTG ACCACCCTGGGCCCTTTGTTCCGGAACTCAAGGATGGTGCAGTTCCATTTCACCAACAAGGACCTGGAATCCCTGAAAGGCCTCTACCGGATCATGGGCAACGGCTTT GCCGGCTGCGTGCACTTCCCCCACACGGCGCCCTGCGAGGTGCGTGTGCTCATGCTCCTGTACTCGTCCAAGAAGAAGATCTTCATGGGCCTCATCCCCTACGACCAGAGCGGCTTCGTCAACGGCATCCGGCAGGTCATTACCAACCACAAGCAGGTCCAGCAGCAGAAGCTGGAACAGCAGCGCGGG ATGGGGGCACAGCAGGCACCCCCCGGGCTGGGCCCCATTCTGGAGGACCAGGCGAGACCCTCACAGAATCTG CTCCAGCTCCGCCCACCACAGCCCCAGCCTCAGGGCACCGTGGGGGCCTCTGCGGCCTCGggacagccccagccccagggtgCTGCCCAggcccccccgggcgccccccaaGGCCCTCCTGGAgcagcccccggccccccccctCCTGGACCCATCCTTCGGCCTCAGAACCCTGGGGCCAACCCCCAACTGCGGAGTCTTCTCCTCAACCCACCGCCG CCCCAGACTGGCgtgcccccaccccaagcctccCTCCACCATCTCCAGCCACCAGGGGCTCCTGCACTGCTGCCCCCACCACACCAGGGCCTGGGGCAACCCCAGCTGGGGCCCCCCCTCCTGCACCCACCACCCGCCCAGTCCTGGCCCGCACAGCTTCCCCCAAGAGCTCCATTGCCAG TGGCAAAACGAAAGAGAGACCGAGAGGGCCACGTGTTTCGAGAAAAATGGGAGCGAGCCTATTTCTTTGTGGAAGTGAAGAGTATGCCTATGTGCTTAATATGCAAAAAAATCGTATCTGTGTTGAAAGAATACAACCTGAGACGTCATTATGAATCCAAGCACAGTAAGAGCTTCGACCAGTACACGGAACAGACGCGAGACGCGATACTCAATGAACTGAAAAAGGGCCTCAAACGTCAGTAG
- the MED25 gene encoding mediator of RNA polymerase II transcription subunit 25 isoform X4, with protein MVPGSEGPARAGGLVADVVFVIEGTANLGPYFEGLRKHYLLPAIEYFNGGPPAETDFGGDYGGTQYSLVVFNTVDCAPESYVQCHAPTSSAYEFVTWLDGIKFMGGGGETCSLIAEGLSTALQLFDDFKKMREQIGQTHRVCLLICNSPPYLLPAVESTTYSGYTTESLVQKIGEQGIHFSIVSPRKLPALRLLFEKAAPPAMLEPLQPPTDVSQDPRHMVLVRGLVLPVGGGSAPGPLQPKQPVPLPPAPPSGASLSAAPQQPLPPVPQQYQVPGNLSAAQVAAQNAVEAAKNQKAGLGPRFSPINPLQQAASGVGPPFSQAPAPPLPPGPPGAPKPPPASQASLVSTVAPSPGLAPPAQPGAPSMAGTVAPGGVSGPSPAQLGAPALGGQQSVSNKLLAWSGVLEWQEKPKPASVDANTKLTRSLPCQVYVNHGENLKTEQWPQKLIMQLIPQQLLTTLGPLFRNSRMVQFHFTNKDLESLKGLYRIMGNGFAGCVHFPHTAPCEVRVLMLLYSSKKKIFMGLIPYDQSGFVNGIRQVITNHKQVQQQKLEQQRGLQLRPPQPQPQGTVGASAASGQPQPQGAAQAPPGAPQGPPGAAPGPPPPGPILRPQNPGANPQLRSLLLNPPPPQTGVPPPQASLHHLQPPGAPALLPPPHQGLGQPQLGPPLLHPPPAQSWPAQLPPRAPLPVAKRKRDREGHVFREKWERAYFFVEVKSMPMCLICKKIVSVLKEYNLRRHYESKHSKSFDQYTEQTRDAILNELKKGLKRQ; from the exons ATGGTCCCCGGGTCGGAGGGCCCGGCCCGCGCCGGGGGCCTCGTGGCTGACGTGGTGTTTGTGATCGAGGGCACTGCCAACCTGGGGCCTTACTTCGAAGGGCTGCGCAAGCACTACCTGCTTCCGGCCATCGA GTACTTTAATGGTGGTCCTCCTGCTGAGACGGACTTCGGGGGAGAC TATGGGGGGACCCAGTACAGCCTCGTGGTGTTCAACACGGTGGACTGCGCTCCTGAGTCCTACGTACAGTGTCACGCTCCCACCAGCAGCGCCTATGAGTTTGTCACCTGGCTCGATGGCATTAA GTTCATGGGTGGGGGAGGCGAGACCTGCAGCCTCATCGCCGAAGGCCTCAGCACTGCCCTGCAGCTATTTGATGACTTCAAGAAGATGCGGGAGCAGAT TGGCCAGACACACCGCGTCTGCCTCCTCATCTGTAACTCGCCCCCTTACCTGCTGCCTGCTGTCGAGAGCACCACGTACTCTGGGTACACGACGGAGAGTCTCGTGCAGAAGATCGGGGAG CAAGGGATCCACTTCTCCATCGTGTCTCCCCGGAAGCTCCCTGCCCTGAGGCTTCTGTTCGAAAAGGCGGCTCCCCCGGCCATGCTGGAGCCGCTGCAGCCACCGACAGATGTGAGCCAGGACCCCCGGCACATGGTGCTGGTGCGGGGGCTGGTGCTGCCGG TTGGGGGTGGCTCAGCCCCAGGCCCCCTCCAGCCAAAGCAGCCTGTGCCCCTGCCTCCAGCTCCACCCTCAGGCGCCTCGCTCTCAGCAGCCCCCCAGCAGCCTCTGCCCCCGGTCCCCCAGCAGTACCAG GTCCCTGGGAACCTGAGCGCAGCTCAGGTGGCTGCCCAGAATGCGGTGGAAGCCGCCAAGAACCAGAAGGCTGGGCTGGGCCCACGCT TCTCACCCATTAACCCTCTCCAGCAAGCTGCTTCAGGAGTGGGTCCCCCCTTCAGCCAGGCACCGGCCCCACCACTACCCCCGGGGCCCCCTGGCGCCCCCAAGCCACCCCCTGCTTCCCAGGCCAGCCTGGTCTCCACCGTGGCTCCCAGCCCGGGCCTGGCCCCACCCGCACAACCTGGGGCACCGTCCATG GCGGGCACAGTGGCCCCAGGCGGGGTGAGCGGCCCTTCCCCAGCCCAGCTGGGGGCCCCGGCCCTCGGTGGGCAGCAGTCAGTCTCCAACAAACTCCTGGCCTGGAGCGGGGTCCTTGAGTGGCAGGAG AAGCCCAAACCCGCCTCGGTAGATGCCAACACCAAGCTGACGCGGTCGCTGCCGTGCCAGGTCTACGTGAATCACGGCGAGAACTT GAAGACCGAGCAGTGGCCCCAGAAGCTCATCATGCAGCTCATCCCGCAGCAGCTGCTG ACCACCCTGGGCCCTTTGTTCCGGAACTCAAGGATGGTGCAGTTCCATTTCACCAACAAGGACCTGGAATCCCTGAAAGGCCTCTACCGGATCATGGGCAACGGCTTT GCCGGCTGCGTGCACTTCCCCCACACGGCGCCCTGCGAGGTGCGTGTGCTCATGCTCCTGTACTCGTCCAAGAAGAAGATCTTCATGGGCCTCATCCCCTACGACCAGAGCGGCTTCGTCAACGGCATCCGGCAGGTCATTACCAACCACAAGCAGGTCCAGCAGCAGAAGCTGGAACAGCAGCGCGGG CTCCAGCTCCGCCCACCACAGCCCCAGCCTCAGGGCACCGTGGGGGCCTCTGCGGCCTCGggacagccccagccccagggtgCTGCCCAggcccccccgggcgccccccaaGGCCCTCCTGGAgcagcccccggccccccccctCCTGGACCCATCCTTCGGCCTCAGAACCCTGGGGCCAACCCCCAACTGCGGAGTCTTCTCCTCAACCCACCGCCG CCCCAGACTGGCgtgcccccaccccaagcctccCTCCACCATCTCCAGCCACCAGGGGCTCCTGCACTGCTGCCCCCACCACACCAGGGCCTGGGGCAACCCCAGCTGGGGCCCCCCCTCCTGCACCCACCACCCGCCCAGTCCTGGCCCGCACAGCTTCCCCCAAGAGCTCCATTGCCAG TGGCAAAACGAAAGAGAGACCGAGAGGGCCACGTGTTTCGAGAAAAATGGGAGCGAGCCTATTTCTTTGTGGAAGTGAAGAGTATGCCTATGTGCTTAATATGCAAAAAAATCGTATCTGTGTTGAAAGAATACAACCTGAGACGTCATTATGAATCCAAGCACAGTAAGAGCTTCGACCAGTACACGGAACAGACGCGAGACGCGATACTCAATGAACTGAAAAAGGGCCTCAAACGTCAGTAG
- the MED25 gene encoding mediator of RNA polymerase II transcription subunit 25 isoform X7 produces MVPGSEGPARAGGLVADVVFVIEGTANLGPYFEGLRKHYLLPAIEYFNGGPPAETDFGGDYGGTQYSLVVFNTVDCAPESYVQCHAPTSSAYEFVTWLDGIKFMGGGGETCSLIAEGLSTALQLFDDFKKMREQIGQTHRVCLLICNSPPYLLPAVESTTYSGYTTESLVQKIGEQGIHFSIVSPRKLPALRLLFEKAAPPAMLEPLQPPTDVSQDPRHMVLVRGLVLPVGGGSAPGPLQPKQPVPLPPAPPSGASLSAAPQQPLPPVPQQYQVPGNLSAAQVAAQNAVEAAKNQKAGLGPRFSPINPLQQAASGVGPPFSQAPAPPLPPGPPGAPKPPPASQASLVSTVAPSPGLAPPAQPGAPSMAGTVAPGGVSGPSPAQLGAPALGGQQSVSNKLLAWSGVLEWQEKPKPASVDANTKLTRSLPCQVYVNHGENLKTEQWPQKLIMQLIPQQLLTTLGPLFRNSRMVQFHFTNKDLESLKGLYRIMGNGFAGCVHFPHTAPCEVRVLMLLYSSKKKIFMGLIPYDQSGFVNGIRQVITNHKQVQQQKLEQQRGMGAQQAPPGLGPILEDQARPSQNLLQLRPPQPQPQGTVGASAASGQPQPQGAAQAPPGAPQGPPGAAPGPPPPGPILRPQNPGANPQLRSLLLNPPPPQTGVPPPQASLHHLQPPGAPALLPPPHQGLGQPQLGPPLLHPPPAQSWPAQLPPRAPLPEYNLRRHYESKHSKSFDQYTEQTRDAILNELKKGLKRQ; encoded by the exons ATGGTCCCCGGGTCGGAGGGCCCGGCCCGCGCCGGGGGCCTCGTGGCTGACGTGGTGTTTGTGATCGAGGGCACTGCCAACCTGGGGCCTTACTTCGAAGGGCTGCGCAAGCACTACCTGCTTCCGGCCATCGA GTACTTTAATGGTGGTCCTCCTGCTGAGACGGACTTCGGGGGAGAC TATGGGGGGACCCAGTACAGCCTCGTGGTGTTCAACACGGTGGACTGCGCTCCTGAGTCCTACGTACAGTGTCACGCTCCCACCAGCAGCGCCTATGAGTTTGTCACCTGGCTCGATGGCATTAA GTTCATGGGTGGGGGAGGCGAGACCTGCAGCCTCATCGCCGAAGGCCTCAGCACTGCCCTGCAGCTATTTGATGACTTCAAGAAGATGCGGGAGCAGAT TGGCCAGACACACCGCGTCTGCCTCCTCATCTGTAACTCGCCCCCTTACCTGCTGCCTGCTGTCGAGAGCACCACGTACTCTGGGTACACGACGGAGAGTCTCGTGCAGAAGATCGGGGAG CAAGGGATCCACTTCTCCATCGTGTCTCCCCGGAAGCTCCCTGCCCTGAGGCTTCTGTTCGAAAAGGCGGCTCCCCCGGCCATGCTGGAGCCGCTGCAGCCACCGACAGATGTGAGCCAGGACCCCCGGCACATGGTGCTGGTGCGGGGGCTGGTGCTGCCGG TTGGGGGTGGCTCAGCCCCAGGCCCCCTCCAGCCAAAGCAGCCTGTGCCCCTGCCTCCAGCTCCACCCTCAGGCGCCTCGCTCTCAGCAGCCCCCCAGCAGCCTCTGCCCCCGGTCCCCCAGCAGTACCAG GTCCCTGGGAACCTGAGCGCAGCTCAGGTGGCTGCCCAGAATGCGGTGGAAGCCGCCAAGAACCAGAAGGCTGGGCTGGGCCCACGCT TCTCACCCATTAACCCTCTCCAGCAAGCTGCTTCAGGAGTGGGTCCCCCCTTCAGCCAGGCACCGGCCCCACCACTACCCCCGGGGCCCCCTGGCGCCCCCAAGCCACCCCCTGCTTCCCAGGCCAGCCTGGTCTCCACCGTGGCTCCCAGCCCGGGCCTGGCCCCACCCGCACAACCTGGGGCACCGTCCATG GCGGGCACAGTGGCCCCAGGCGGGGTGAGCGGCCCTTCCCCAGCCCAGCTGGGGGCCCCGGCCCTCGGTGGGCAGCAGTCAGTCTCCAACAAACTCCTGGCCTGGAGCGGGGTCCTTGAGTGGCAGGAG AAGCCCAAACCCGCCTCGGTAGATGCCAACACCAAGCTGACGCGGTCGCTGCCGTGCCAGGTCTACGTGAATCACGGCGAGAACTT GAAGACCGAGCAGTGGCCCCAGAAGCTCATCATGCAGCTCATCCCGCAGCAGCTGCTG ACCACCCTGGGCCCTTTGTTCCGGAACTCAAGGATGGTGCAGTTCCATTTCACCAACAAGGACCTGGAATCCCTGAAAGGCCTCTACCGGATCATGGGCAACGGCTTT GCCGGCTGCGTGCACTTCCCCCACACGGCGCCCTGCGAGGTGCGTGTGCTCATGCTCCTGTACTCGTCCAAGAAGAAGATCTTCATGGGCCTCATCCCCTACGACCAGAGCGGCTTCGTCAACGGCATCCGGCAGGTCATTACCAACCACAAGCAGGTCCAGCAGCAGAAGCTGGAACAGCAGCGCGGG ATGGGGGCACAGCAGGCACCCCCCGGGCTGGGCCCCATTCTGGAGGACCAGGCGAGACCCTCACAGAATCTG CTCCAGCTCCGCCCACCACAGCCCCAGCCTCAGGGCACCGTGGGGGCCTCTGCGGCCTCGggacagccccagccccagggtgCTGCCCAggcccccccgggcgccccccaaGGCCCTCCTGGAgcagcccccggccccccccctCCTGGACCCATCCTTCGGCCTCAGAACCCTGGGGCCAACCCCCAACTGCGGAGTCTTCTCCTCAACCCACCGCCG CCCCAGACTGGCgtgcccccaccccaagcctccCTCCACCATCTCCAGCCACCAGGGGCTCCTGCACTGCTGCCCCCACCACACCAGGGCCTGGGGCAACCCCAGCTGGGGCCCCCCCTCCTGCACCCACCACCCGCCCAGTCCTGGCCCGCACAGCTTCCCCCAAGAGCTCCATTGCCAG AATACAACCTGAGACGTCATTATGAATCCAAGCACAGTAAGAGCTTCGACCAGTACACGGAACAGACGCGAGACGCGATACTCAATGAACTGAAAAAGGGCCTCAAACGTCAGTAG
- the MED25 gene encoding mediator of RNA polymerase II transcription subunit 25 isoform X2 produces MVPGSEGPARAGGLVADVVFVIEGTANLGPYFEGLRKHYLLPAIEYFNGGPPAETDFGGDYGGTQYSLVVFNTVDCAPESYVQCHAPTSSAYEFVTWLDGIKFMGGGGETCSLIAEGLSTALQLFDDFKKMREQIGQTHRVCLLICNSPPYLLPAVESTTYSGYTTESLVQKIGEQGIHFSIVSPRKLPALRLLFEKAAPPAMLEPLQPPTDVSQDPRHMVLVRGLVLPVGGGSAPGPLQPKQPVPLPPAPPSGASLSAAPQQPLPPVPQQYQVPGNLSAAQVAAQNAVEAAKNQKAGLGPRFSPINPLQQAASGVGPPFSQAPAPPLPPGPPGAPKPPPASQASLVSTVAPSPGLAPPAQPGAPSMAGTVAPGGVSGPSPAQLGAPALGGQQSVSNKLLAWSGVLEWQEKPKPASVDANTKLTRSLPCQVYVNHGENLKTEQWPQKLIMQLIPQQLLTTLGPLFRNSRMVQFHFTNKDLESLKGLYRIMGNGFAGCVHFPHTAPCEVRVLMLLYSSKKKIFMGLIPYDQSGFVNGIRQVITNHKQVQQQKLEQQRGMGAQQAPPGLGPILEDQARPSQNLLQLRPPQPQPQGTVGASAASGQPQPQGAAQAPPGAPQGPPGAAPGPPPPGPILRPQNPGANPQLRSLLLNPPPPQTGVPPPQASLHHLQPPGAPALLPPPHQGLGQPQLGPPLLHPPPAQSWPAQLPPRAPLPVAKRKRDREGHVFREKWERAYFFVEVKSMPMCLICKKIVSVLKEYNLRRHYESKHSKSFDQYTEQTRDAILNELKKGLKRQ; encoded by the exons ATGGTCCCCGGGTCGGAGGGCCCGGCCCGCGCCGGGGGCCTCGTGGCTGACGTGGTGTTTGTGATCGAGGGCACTGCCAACCTGGGGCCTTACTTCGAAGGGCTGCGCAAGCACTACCTGCTTCCGGCCATCGA GTACTTTAATGGTGGTCCTCCTGCTGAGACGGACTTCGGGGGAGAC TATGGGGGGACCCAGTACAGCCTCGTGGTGTTCAACACGGTGGACTGCGCTCCTGAGTCCTACGTACAGTGTCACGCTCCCACCAGCAGCGCCTATGAGTTTGTCACCTGGCTCGATGGCATTAA GTTCATGGGTGGGGGAGGCGAGACCTGCAGCCTCATCGCCGAAGGCCTCAGCACTGCCCTGCAGCTATTTGATGACTTCAAGAAGATGCGGGAGCAGAT TGGCCAGACACACCGCGTCTGCCTCCTCATCTGTAACTCGCCCCCTTACCTGCTGCCTGCTGTCGAGAGCACCACGTACTCTGGGTACACGACGGAGAGTCTCGTGCAGAAGATCGGGGAG CAAGGGATCCACTTCTCCATCGTGTCTCCCCGGAAGCTCCCTGCCCTGAGGCTTCTGTTCGAAAAGGCGGCTCCCCCGGCCATGCTGGAGCCGCTGCAGCCACCGACAGATGTGAGCCAGGACCCCCGGCACATGGTGCTGGTGCGGGGGCTGGTGCTGCCGG TTGGGGGTGGCTCAGCCCCAGGCCCCCTCCAGCCAAAGCAGCCTGTGCCCCTGCCTCCAGCTCCACCCTCAGGCGCCTCGCTCTCAGCAGCCCCCCAGCAGCCTCTGCCCCCGGTCCCCCAGCAGTACCAG GTCCCTGGGAACCTGAGCGCAGCTCAGGTGGCTGCCCAGAATGCGGTGGAAGCCGCCAAGAACCAGAAGGCTGGGCTGGGCCCACGCT TCTCACCCATTAACCCTCTCCAGCAAGCTGCTTCAGGAGTGGGTCCCCCCTTCAGCCAGGCACCGGCCCCACCACTACCCCCGGGGCCCCCTGGCGCCCCCAAGCCACCCCCTGCTTCCCAGGCCAGCCTGGTCTCCACCGTGGCTCCCAGCCCGGGCCTGGCCCCACCCGCACAACCTGGGGCACCGTCCATG GCGGGCACAGTGGCCCCAGGCGGGGTGAGCGGCCCTTCCCCAGCCCAGCTGGGGGCCCCGGCCCTCGGTGGGCAGCAGTCAGTCTCCAACAAACTCCTGGCCTGGAGCGGGGTCCTTGAGTGGCAGGAG AAGCCCAAACCCGCCTCGGTAGATGCCAACACCAAGCTGACGCGGTCGCTGCCGTGCCAGGTCTACGTGAATCACGGCGAGAACTT GAAGACCGAGCAGTGGCCCCAGAAGCTCATCATGCAGCTCATCCCGCAGCAGCTGCTG ACCACCCTGGGCCCTTTGTTCCGGAACTCAAGGATGGTGCAGTTCCATTTCACCAACAAGGACCTGGAATCCCTGAAAGGCCTCTACCGGATCATGGGCAACGGCTTT GCCGGCTGCGTGCACTTCCCCCACACGGCGCCCTGCGAGGTGCGTGTGCTCATGCTCCTGTACTCGTCCAAGAAGAAGATCTTCATGGGCCTCATCCCCTACGACCAGAGCGGCTTCGTCAACGGCATCCGGCAGGTCATTACCAACCACAAGCAGGTCCAGCAGCAGAAGCTGGAACAGCAGCGCGGG ATGGGGGCACAGCAGGCACCCCCCGGGCTGGGCCCCATTCTGGAGGACCAGGCGAGACCCTCACAGAATCTG CTCCAGCTCCGCCCACCACAGCCCCAGCCTCAGGGCACCGTGGGGGCCTCTGCGGCCTCGggacagccccagccccagggtgCTGCCCAggcccccccgggcgccccccaaGGCCCTCCTGGAgcagcccccggccccccccctCCTGGACCCATCCTTCGGCCTCAGAACCCTGGGGCCAACCCCCAACTGCGGAGTCTTCTCCTCAACCCACCGCCG CCCCAGACTGGCgtgcccccaccccaagcctccCTCCACCATCTCCAGCCACCAGGGGCTCCTGCACTGCTGCCCCCACCACACCAGGGCCTGGGGCAACCCCAGCTGGGGCCCCCCCTCCTGCACCCACCACCCGCCCAGTCCTGGCCCGCACAGCTTCCCCCAAGAGCTCCATTGCCAG TGGCAAAACGAAAGAGAGACCGAGAGGGCCACGTGTTTCGAGAAAAATGGGAGCGAGCCTATTTCTTTGTGGAAGTGAAGAGTATGCCTATGTGCTTAATATGCAAAAAAATCGTATCTGTGTTGAAAGAATACAACCTGAGACGTCATTATGAATCCAAGCACAGTAAGAGCTTCGACCAGTACACGGAACAGACGCGAGACGCGATACTCAATGAACTGAAAAAGGGCCTCAAACGTCAGTAG